The genome window GGCGGCGATGCTCGAGGTCCTGACTGGGACCGATGTTCCCGCCGGGAAGCCGCCGCGCAGGCGCGACGATCGCCAGCGACCGGCGGCTCGGCGCACCGACGACTCGCGCCCTGCCGCTCGGCGCGATCGCGCTGGAGAGGGGGGGCAGCGTTCCCGCGTGTCGTCGTCCGGGCGTCAACCGCGTCGCGATCGGCGGCGGGACTGAGAGCGCGAGCCGGACGCGAACGAGCGTGCGAACGTACGCGCGTGTCAGCGGGGTGATTGGGGTGTCGGAACCGCGACCGTGGGTGGTGTAAGAGCGACAAGCGGGCGCTGTCCCGCAGGACGAGTCCCCAGCGGCGAGAGGAGAGCGCGCACGTGGCAACACAGGCAGCAAACGACATGGCGCTGGTGCAGGCCGTCGAACGCGAGGTGGGAAAGCGCGTCGTGGGCCAGGAGTACATGGTGGAGCGGCTGCTCATCTCGCTCCTCACTGGTGGCCATGTGCTCCTGGAAGGGGTGCCCGGGCTCGCGAAGACGCTGACGGTGCGGACGCTCGCGGAGACGATCCACACCACCTTCCAGCGCATCCAGTTCACCCCGGACCTCCTCCCGGCCGACGTGTTGGGGACGCAGGTGTTCGATCAGTCGACGGGGAGCTTTACGATCAAGCGCGGGCCGATCTTTGCCAACATCGTGCTGGCCGACGAGATCAACCGCGCGCCGGCCAAGGTGCAGGCGGCGCTGCTGGAGGCGATGCAGGAGAAGCAGGTGACGTTAGGCGGCCAGACCTTCCGACTGGAGGAGCCGTTCCTCGTGCTGGCCACGCAGAACCCGATCGAGCAGGAGGGGACGTACCCGCTCCCCGAGGCGCAGGTCGATCGCTTCATGCTCAAGCTGCGCGTGGGGTATCCGTCGCGTGAGGAGGAGAAGGAGATCATGCGGCGCATGGCGAGCGGCGACCCCATCGCCATTCAGGCCATCGCCACGCCGCAGGCGATCCTCGAGGCGCGGCATCGCATCACGGAGCTGTACATGGACGAGCGCATCGTCGACTACGTGGTCGACATCGTCCACGCCACGCGCTATCCCGCCGAGGCTCGGCTCAAGGACCTGGCGCCGCTCATCGAGTTCGGGGCGTCACCGCGCGCGACCATTGCGCTGGCGCAGGCGTCGCGGGCGCACGCCTTCCTGCGGGGGCGCACCTACGTGACGCCGGACGATGTGAAGGCGATTGCCCCCGACGTGCTGCGGCATCGCGTCCTCACCACGTACGAGGCCGAGGCGGAGAGCGTGACCAGCGACGACATCGTGAAGCGGATCCTCGACACCGTCGAGTCGCCCTGACGCGCGTGCCACACGTCGCATGACAACCCTTGCACCCGGCGGTACCACACGCCCGGTCCTCATCTCCTCGGAGGTGCTGCGACAGGTGAAGCTCGTCGAGCTTCGCACGCGGCGGCTGGTGAACTCGCTTTTTTCGGGCGAGTATCGCTCGATCTTCAAGGGGCAGGGGATGGAGTTCGCGGAAGTGCGCGAGTACCAGCCCGGCGACGAGGTGCGCTCGATCGACTGGAACGTCACCGCGCGCATGCGGCGCCCGTTCGTGAAGCGCTACATCGAGGAGCGCGAGCTGACGTTGATGCTGGCGGTCGACATATCCGGGTCGGAGCGGTATGGCACGGTGCGTCGCTTCAAGTCGGAACTGGCAACCGAACTGGCGGCGGTGCTGACGATGTCGGCGGTGCGCAACAACGATCGCGTGGGGGCGCTCTTGTACACCGATCGCGTGGAGCACTTCGTCCCGCCGGGCAAGGGGCGGCGTCACGCGCTGCGCATCCTGCGCGACGTGCTGGTGCACGAACCCGCCGGGCATGGGACCAACACGGCGCTGGCGCTCGACTTCCTGCGCGGGCTCCTCAAGCAGCATGCGATCGTCTTCCTCATCTCGGACCTGCAGGACGGCGGGCTGGAGCGGCCGCTCAAGCTCCTTGGGCAGCGGCACGACGTGGTAGTGGCGACGCTCGACGACCCTAGCGAGACGACACTCCCCGACGTGGGGATGGCGCGCCTCGTCGATCCCGAGACGGGGGAGACGCTGGACGTGGACACGAGTGCGCGCGCGGTCCGCGCCGCCTTCGACAAACTGGCTGAAGCGGAGCGGGACGGTCGGCGCGCGATGCTGCGCCGGCTGGCGATCGACGAGATTCCGATCTCGACCAGCGGCGGCTACATCGAGCCGTTGCTGCGCTTCTTCCGGGCGCGCGAGCGCCGGGCGGCGCGCGGATGATGGCCCGCGCGATCGTGAGGCGATGCACGCCCCGGGCGACGCGCACCAAGCGCGTTGCGCGCAGCATGCGCGAGCTGGGAGCGCTGGCGCTGTTGGCGTGCGGGCTCGTGGGCGCGGGGCGCGCGGGGGCGCAGGCGCAACGCGCGGGCGCAACGGGTGCGGACGCTCGCGGCATTGCGCGCGGGGTGGCGGTCTCGCCCGATACGGTGACTGTCGGCGACCCGTTCCGGGTCATCGTGCGCATTCGTGCGCCGCGCGGCTCCACGCTCGAGTTCCCGCACGCGCCGGATTCGGGGACCGGCGTCGAGGCGCTCGATCCGGTGGCCGTCGTTCCGTCCGCCGATACGAGCGTGACGGAGCAGACGGCGACGTATCGGTTGGCGGCGTGGGATGTGGGGATGCGCCCCATTCGCCTTGCCGACGTCGTGGTGCGTGACTCGTTGGGCGAGCGGCGCGTGGCGGTGGGGGGCGACGTCTCGGTCTTCGTATCATCGGTGCTCCCCGCGGACACGGCGCAGCGCGTGCCCAGGCCGGCGCGTGCGCTGTACGAGTTCGCCCCGCCGTGGTGGTGGTGGGCGATCGTCGCGCTCGTGGCGTTAGGCGTCCTATGGCTCGTCTGGCGGCTGTGGCGTCGCCGGCGACGTGCGGCGCCCGTGGCGGTGACCACGCCGCTGCAGGACGCCGAGGCGGCGTTTGCGCGCGTGGAGGCCATGGCGCTGCTGGCCAGCGGGGAGCGGTCG of Gemmatimonadaceae bacterium contains these proteins:
- a CDS encoding AAA family ATPase — encoded protein: MALVQAVEREVGKRVVGQEYMVERLLISLLTGGHVLLEGVPGLAKTLTVRTLAETIHTTFQRIQFTPDLLPADVLGTQVFDQSTGSFTIKRGPIFANIVLADEINRAPAKVQAALLEAMQEKQVTLGGQTFRLEEPFLVLATQNPIEQEGTYPLPEAQVDRFMLKLRVGYPSREEEKEIMRRMASGDPIAIQAIATPQAILEARHRITELYMDERIVDYVVDIVHATRYPAEARLKDLAPLIEFGASPRATIALAQASRAHAFLRGRTYVTPDDVKAIAPDVLRHRVLTTYEAEAESVTSDDIVKRILDTVESP
- a CDS encoding DUF58 domain-containing protein — translated: MTTLAPGGTTRPVLISSEVLRQVKLVELRTRRLVNSLFSGEYRSIFKGQGMEFAEVREYQPGDEVRSIDWNVTARMRRPFVKRYIEERELTLMLAVDISGSERYGTVRRFKSELATELAAVLTMSAVRNNDRVGALLYTDRVEHFVPPGKGRRHALRILRDVLVHEPAGHGTNTALALDFLRGLLKQHAIVFLISDLQDGGLERPLKLLGQRHDVVVATLDDPSETTLPDVGMARLVDPETGETLDVDTSARAVRAAFDKLAEAERDGRRAMLRRLAIDEIPISTSGGYIEPLLRFFRARERRAARG